In a single window of the uncultured Dysgonomonas sp. genome:
- a CDS encoding helix-turn-helix transcriptional regulator: MKDRIRLIMEREHLTPSAFADRLQLGRAVISHILNGRNNPSLDVVTRILSKVNYINPDWLLTGNGDMVKTEGGKTSTMQQISAPSSNNFSPGQNQPDLFSQNSVSPTISPVETEYRKENIVEQAQNIHEKTINQTVIYQKASERKISKIIIYYSDNTFETFNADNSPL; this comes from the coding sequence ATGAAAGACCGTATCAGATTAATAATGGAGCGTGAACACCTTACTCCATCTGCGTTTGCCGACAGGTTACAGCTTGGACGTGCAGTTATATCACATATACTGAATGGACGTAACAATCCCAGCCTGGATGTAGTTACACGTATTTTATCCAAGGTTAATTATATTAATCCCGATTGGTTACTTACAGGAAATGGCGACATGGTCAAAACTGAGGGAGGAAAAACTTCAACTATGCAACAAATATCAGCACCTTCATCCAATAATTTTTCTCCAGGCCAAAATCAGCCGGATTTATTCTCTCAGAATTCTGTATCTCCGACCATTTCCCCAGTAGAAACAGAATATCGTAAGGAAAATATAGTTGAGCAAGCTCAAAACATACATGAAAAAACTATAAATCAGACTGTTATATATCAAAAAGCATCTGAACGAAAAATCAGTAAAATAATCATTTATTACTCGGATAATACATTTGAGACATTCAATGCCGATAATTCACCTTTATAA
- a CDS encoding ABC transporter ATP-binding protein has protein sequence MNRKAIISAHNISIGYAKTKHRGKAALYEDLSFDLYQGELVCLIGANGAGKSTLLRTISASQPSLRGNIFLENKDINAYSEKKLSQLLGLVLTDKTSAGGLLVRELVELGRYPYTGFFGQLTKEDKEIVQKAMEDVCIVHKADVYVAELSDGERQKAMIAKALAQQCPVVLLDEPTAFLDIESRIEVMNLLHNLTMNQDKTILLSTHDIDLALLLADRLWLLSREKGLTGGVTEDVVLSGTMDNFFKGDNILFDKNSGNFLPNRESRKKVHLQAEGYLYHWTQNMLERHGFGVGNEESSTLFSIIVDSAVSIRVVRKDETGQKLHNYEELSNYLSVLQL, from the coding sequence ATGAATAGAAAAGCGATAATATCTGCACACAATATAAGTATAGGTTATGCAAAAACAAAGCATAGGGGTAAGGCTGCCCTATATGAGGATTTGTCTTTCGACCTGTATCAGGGGGAACTTGTATGCTTGATTGGTGCTAATGGGGCAGGAAAATCCACCCTGTTGCGTACAATCAGCGCTTCGCAACCTAGCTTGCGGGGTAATATATTTTTGGAAAATAAGGATATAAATGCTTATTCTGAAAAGAAATTATCTCAGTTATTAGGCTTGGTATTAACGGATAAGACTTCAGCTGGAGGCTTGTTGGTCAGAGAATTAGTCGAATTGGGACGATATCCTTACACCGGATTTTTCGGTCAATTGACGAAAGAAGATAAAGAGATAGTTCAAAAGGCTATGGAGGATGTCTGCATCGTACATAAAGCAGATGTATATGTCGCCGAATTATCGGATGGCGAACGGCAAAAGGCTATGATAGCCAAAGCGTTGGCGCAACAATGTCCAGTTGTGTTATTAGATGAACCTACTGCGTTTCTGGATATCGAGAGCCGGATAGAAGTAATGAATCTCCTTCACAACCTGACTATGAATCAGGATAAAACAATATTACTTTCTACACACGACATAGATCTGGCCTTGCTCCTCGCCGACCGTTTGTGGTTATTGTCCCGGGAGAAGGGCTTGACAGGCGGGGTAACAGAAGATGTCGTGTTATCCGGTACAATGGATAACTTCTTTAAGGGTGATAACATTCTTTTTGATAAGAATTCGGGAAATTTTCTACCGAACAGAGAAAGTCGCAAAAAGGTGCACTTGCAGGCAGAAGGCTATTTATATCACTGGACCCAAAATATGCTGGAAAGACATGGTTTTGGTGTAGGTAATGAAGAAAGTAGCACCTTATTTTCAATAATAGTTGATTCGGCTGTCTCCATCCGGGTAGTAAGGAAAGATGAAACCGGTCAAAAGCTGCATAATTATGAGGAGCTTTCGAATTATCTATCCGTATTACAGTTGTAA
- a CDS encoding dihydroorotate dehydrogenase electron transfer subunit: MKKMLDLVVTENNQLNQSYCLIKLTTTDHSPLPEMFPGQFVEVKVDGSSSTYLRRPISVNFVDKAKNELWLLVQAIGDGTRKMCEYKKGDIVNLLLPLGNSFSIPTTKEGQELLLIGGGVGTAPMLYLGACLKEKGFNPKFLLGARSKNDLLQLDDFAHYGEVFCTTEDGSYGEKGYVTNHSVLKNTRFSSIYTCGPKPMMVAVARYANEHKINCEVSLENMMACGFGVCLCCVEKTSEGNICVCTDGPVFNIEKLTWIN; encoded by the coding sequence ATGAAAAAAATGCTGGATTTAGTTGTTACCGAAAACAACCAACTAAACCAAAGTTATTGCCTCATAAAACTTACCACCACAGACCATTCCCCTTTACCGGAAATGTTTCCCGGACAATTTGTTGAAGTAAAAGTAGATGGTTCTTCGTCCACCTATTTACGTCGGCCTATTTCCGTAAACTTTGTGGACAAAGCAAAAAATGAGTTGTGGCTGCTTGTACAGGCAATTGGTGACGGAACACGTAAGATGTGTGAATATAAGAAAGGTGATATAGTAAATCTTCTTCTTCCGCTAGGTAATTCATTTTCTATCCCTACCACGAAAGAAGGGCAGGAACTACTACTTATCGGTGGAGGTGTGGGTACAGCCCCTATGCTCTATCTTGGTGCATGCCTGAAAGAAAAAGGATTCAACCCGAAGTTCCTGTTAGGAGCCAGATCGAAAAACGATTTACTCCAATTGGATGATTTTGCCCACTATGGAGAAGTGTTTTGCACAACTGAAGATGGCAGCTATGGAGAAAAGGGATATGTTACCAACCATTCTGTGTTAAAAAACACCCGTTTTTCATCCATTTACACCTGTGGACCAAAGCCTATGATGGTAGCTGTAGCAAGGTATGCAAACGAGCATAAAATTAACTGCGAAGTATCTCTCGAAAACATGATGGCATGCGGATTTGGCGTATGTTTATGTTGCGTAGAAAAGACTAGCGAAGGGAATATATGTGTATGTACAGATGGCCCCGTATTTAATATAGAAAAGTTGACATGGATAAACTAG
- a CDS encoding tryptophanase, which yields MELPFAESWKIKMIEPIRKSTRDEREEWLKEAGYNMFQLKAEQVYIDLITDSGTGAMSDRQWAGMMIGDESYAGATSYYNMKDMVTRITGFEYVLPAHQGRAAENVLFSCLVKEGDVCPGNSHFDTTKGHIESRKAVALDCTIDEAKDTQLEIPFKGNVDIKKLEDALIKYGDRIPFIIVTITNNTAGGQPVSMQNLKEVRILADKYSKKVLFDSARFAENAYFIKMREDGYKSKTIKEICIEIFTHADAMTMSAKKDGIVNMGGFIATRLKSWYDMAKVKGIAYEGFTTYGGMNGRDMNALAIGLDENTEFDNLESRIKQVEYLGNKLDEYGIPYQRPAGGHAIFVDATKVLIHVPKEQFPAQTLTVELYLEAGIRGCEIGYILADRDPVTRENRFDGLDLLRLAIPRRVYTDNHMNVVAVALKNIFDRRESITKGLAMTWEAELLRHFTVQLKRIG from the coding sequence ATGGAACTACCGTTTGCAGAATCATGGAAAATCAAGATGATTGAGCCGATCCGAAAAAGTACAAGAGACGAACGTGAAGAATGGCTTAAAGAAGCCGGATACAATATGTTTCAACTGAAAGCCGAACAGGTATATATAGATCTTATCACCGATTCGGGTACAGGTGCAATGAGTGACCGTCAGTGGGCAGGTATGATGATCGGGGATGAAAGTTATGCCGGAGCAACATCCTATTATAATATGAAAGATATGGTGACCCGTATCACAGGCTTTGAATATGTATTGCCGGCTCATCAGGGACGTGCTGCCGAAAACGTATTATTCTCGTGTCTGGTGAAAGAAGGTGATGTGTGTCCGGGTAATTCACATTTCGATACCACAAAAGGGCATATAGAGTCCCGCAAGGCCGTTGCGCTCGATTGTACAATCGATGAAGCAAAGGATACGCAGCTCGAAATCCCGTTTAAAGGGAATGTGGATATAAAGAAGCTGGAAGATGCTCTGATTAAATATGGCGATCGTATCCCGTTTATTATCGTTACCATAACGAATAATACGGCAGGTGGGCAGCCTGTATCTATGCAGAATCTCAAGGAAGTACGTATTTTAGCTGATAAGTATAGCAAAAAAGTGTTGTTCGACTCGGCTCGTTTTGCCGAGAATGCCTATTTTATAAAGATGCGTGAAGATGGATATAAGAGTAAGACAATCAAAGAGATATGTATAGAAATATTTACACATGCCGATGCGATGACAATGAGCGCTAAGAAGGATGGAATTGTAAACATGGGCGGATTTATTGCTACCCGATTGAAATCGTGGTACGATATGGCCAAGGTAAAAGGAATCGCTTATGAGGGTTTTACTACTTACGGTGGTATGAATGGCCGTGACATGAATGCTCTAGCCATAGGGCTTGACGAAAACACCGAATTTGACAATCTGGAGAGCCGTATCAAGCAAGTGGAATATCTGGGAAATAAACTCGACGAGTACGGCATACCATATCAGCGCCCCGCAGGAGGGCATGCAATATTCGTAGATGCCACCAAGGTGCTGATTCATGTGCCTAAGGAACAATTTCCTGCACAAACCCTCACAGTAGAACTATACCTGGAAGCAGGTATACGCGGATGCGAAATAGGATATATACTGGCTGACCGTGATCCTGTAACACGCGAAAACCGTTTCGATGGGTTGGATTTATTGCGGCTCGCTATTCCGAGACGTGTATATACCGATAATCATATGAATGTGGTAGCTGTGGCATTGAAAAATATATTCGACAGAAGAGAGAGTATTACGAAAGGTTTGGCTATGACATGGGAAGCCGAACTACTCAGGCATTTTACTGTGCAACTGAAAAGAATCGGGTAA
- the rodA gene encoding rod shape-determining protein RodA, translating to MYQREDENIKKSLDWFTIALYIILILGGWFSIYGASYQYENATSMFDLSGRAGMQLIWMGTSIILGFIILKLDSNLYDILAYYIYAAFILLLLATVFLATDIRGSRSWLKITNSIQIQPAEFAKFAVALALARFLNSYNFKLLTPKNLAIIAVMILVPMALIMLQKETGSALVYTAFILMLYREGLPGIILFVGVSAVVLFVVGLKYSETDMGIISTGEFIAIILVILISAVLVMSYRKDGITARNIFLGAAAVFGIPYLLSLIGVPIDFGIVALTALAILVGYLLYLAKKHWSKVYLLTAVFAFGSLLFVSSVDYLFTDIMQPHQQMRIKVTLGMEDDLMGAGYNVNQSKIAIGSGGVLGKGYLNGTQTKLKYVPEQDTDFIFCTVGEEQGFVGSVLVLLLFLALITRLIYLAERQKNTFGRVYGYCVACIFLFHLAINIGMVIGLTPVIGIPLPFFSYGGSSLWGFTILLFIFLRIDMARKRR from the coding sequence ATGTATCAGAGAGAAGATGAAAATATAAAGAAGAGCCTCGATTGGTTTACCATAGCCTTGTATATCATATTAATACTAGGTGGATGGTTCAGTATATATGGTGCCAGCTATCAGTATGAAAATGCGACCAGTATGTTCGACTTATCCGGAAGAGCAGGCATGCAGCTGATCTGGATGGGGACATCCATTATTCTGGGTTTCATCATCTTAAAGCTGGATAGTAACCTCTATGATATACTTGCTTATTATATATATGCTGCTTTCATACTCCTTTTACTGGCAACGGTCTTTCTGGCAACGGATATCAGAGGGTCGCGATCGTGGCTTAAGATAACTAATTCGATACAGATCCAACCCGCCGAGTTCGCTAAGTTCGCTGTAGCACTGGCTTTGGCTCGGTTTCTCAATTCCTATAATTTCAAGTTGCTTACACCTAAGAATCTGGCTATAATAGCCGTGATGATTTTGGTACCTATGGCTCTGATTATGTTGCAGAAGGAGACCGGTTCTGCTCTTGTATATACCGCATTTATACTGATGCTCTACAGAGAGGGACTACCGGGGATTATCCTTTTCGTGGGAGTTTCCGCTGTAGTGCTTTTTGTTGTAGGACTTAAATATTCCGAAACTGATATGGGAATTATCTCTACAGGAGAGTTTATAGCTATCATATTAGTCATTCTCATCAGTGCCGTATTGGTTATGAGCTATCGCAAAGACGGTATAACCGCCCGTAATATATTCCTTGGAGCAGCAGCCGTATTCGGCATCCCATACTTACTTTCATTAATCGGGGTTCCTATCGACTTTGGTATAGTTGCTCTGACTGCTCTAGCCATTCTGGTTGGCTATCTGCTGTATCTGGCAAAGAAGCATTGGTCGAAAGTCTATCTGCTTACAGCCGTATTTGCCTTTGGCAGCTTGTTATTCGTAAGTTCGGTCGACTATCTTTTCACCGATATAATGCAACCTCACCAACAGATGCGTATCAAGGTTACCCTCGGTATGGAAGACGACCTGATGGGTGCGGGGTATAATGTCAATCAGTCAAAGATCGCAATAGGTTCGGGTGGAGTGTTGGGTAAGGGATACCTTAATGGAACCCAAACCAAACTGAAATACGTCCCGGAACAAGATACCGACTTCATATTCTGTACTGTAGGCGAAGAACAAGGTTTTGTGGGCTCTGTGCTAGTCTTGCTCTTATTCTTAGCTCTGATTACCAGGTTAATATATCTAGCTGAAAGACAAAAGAATACATTCGGACGAGTCTACGGTTATTGTGTAGCCTGCATCTTTCTTTTCCATCTGGCAATCAATATCGGGATGGTTATCGGACTAACTCCCGTAATTGGTATTCCTTTACCATTCTTCAGCTATGGGGGCTCTTCCCTTTGGGGATTTACCATTCTTCTGTTTATCTTCCTGCGCATCGATATGGCAAGAAAACGAAGATAA
- a CDS encoding C69 family dipeptidase, giving the protein MKKIFLFTLSCLIAQIHVFACTNFLVGKKASLDGSTIISYSADSYALFGELYHWPAKKWAKGDMLKVYEWDTGRYMGEIAQPGQTYNVVGNMNEHQVTIGETTFGGREELADPDGIMDYGSLIYITLQRAKNAREAIKVMTDLVAEYGYYSGGESFSIGDPNEIWVLEMIGKGKGNKGAVWVAVRIPDDCISAHANQARIQQFPLNDPENCIYSKDVISFAKEKGYYTGKDADFSFAKAYNPLDFGGQRFCEARVWTFFNRYNKDMAKFVTYAQGKTQEPMPLYIKPDRKLSVADIQEMMRDHYEGTELDWTNDVGAGPFKSPYRWAPLTWESDSVQYCNERPVATQQTGFVFTSQMRSWLPNPIGGILWFGTDDADQTVFTPMYCSITEVPECYREGNGDLYTFSWTSSFWIQNWVSNMVYNKYSYMHPDLEKVQKELESKFFAEQDKTDKEALALYEKSPEQAVLFLTEYSGEQAQYAFDKWKKLGEFLVIKYMDGVVRKEKDGEFIRNEHGKPSSPQRVGYPKEFYRQVVKETGDKYKVLY; this is encoded by the coding sequence ATGAAGAAGATATTTTTATTTACTCTCTCTTGTTTAATCGCCCAGATTCACGTATTTGCCTGCACAAATTTTTTAGTTGGCAAAAAAGCGTCTCTCGATGGCTCTACTATTATCAGTTATTCTGCCGATTCTTACGCTTTATTCGGTGAACTCTACCATTGGCCTGCAAAAAAATGGGCTAAAGGTGATATGCTGAAAGTGTATGAATGGGATACCGGAAGATATATGGGTGAGATAGCCCAGCCCGGACAAACCTATAATGTGGTGGGAAATATGAATGAACATCAGGTTACTATCGGTGAAACAACTTTCGGAGGACGTGAAGAACTGGCAGATCCGGATGGTATAATGGATTACGGTAGCCTTATATATATAACCCTGCAAAGAGCGAAGAATGCACGGGAAGCAATAAAGGTAATGACTGATCTGGTAGCTGAATACGGTTATTATAGCGGTGGCGAGTCTTTTTCTATCGGAGACCCCAATGAAATCTGGGTACTGGAGATGATAGGCAAAGGAAAAGGAAATAAAGGTGCCGTTTGGGTCGCTGTACGTATTCCTGACGATTGTATATCAGCCCATGCTAATCAGGCACGTATACAACAGTTTCCGTTAAACGACCCGGAAAATTGTATATATTCGAAAGATGTGATTTCTTTTGCTAAAGAAAAAGGTTATTACACTGGTAAGGATGCTGATTTTAGTTTTGCAAAAGCTTATAATCCACTTGATTTTGGCGGACAACGTTTCTGTGAAGCCCGTGTATGGACTTTCTTCAACCGCTATAATAAAGATATGGCAAAATTTGTGACTTATGCACAAGGCAAGACTCAAGAGCCAATGCCATTATATATCAAACCTGACAGAAAGCTATCAGTTGCTGATATACAGGAAATGATGCGCGACCACTATGAAGGTACCGAACTGGACTGGACTAATGATGTAGGTGCAGGCCCGTTCAAGTCTCCATATCGTTGGGCTCCTCTGACTTGGGAATCGGATTCGGTTCAGTATTGTAACGAGCGTCCTGTGGCGACTCAGCAAACCGGATTTGTGTTTACATCACAAATGCGCTCATGGTTACCTAATCCAATAGGCGGTATCCTTTGGTTTGGAACGGACGATGCCGACCAGACTGTTTTCACCCCTATGTATTGTTCTATTACCGAAGTGCCTGAATGCTATCGTGAAGGAAATGGCGATTTATATACTTTCTCGTGGACATCCAGTTTCTGGATTCAGAACTGGGTATCGAACATGGTATATAATAAATATAGCTATATGCACCCGGATCTGGAAAAGGTACAAAAGGAATTGGAAAGTAAATTCTTTGCCGAACAGGACAAAACCGATAAAGAAGCTCTTGCATTGTATGAAAAATCACCGGAACAAGCTGTTCTGTTCCTTACTGAATATAGTGGAGAACAAGCACAGTATGCATTTGACAAATGGAAGAAGCTGGGCGAATTCCTTGTTATTAAATATATGGACGGCGTAGTACGCAAGGAAAAAGACGGAGAGTTTATCCGTAATGAACACGGAAAACCGTCTTCACCACAGCGTGTGGGCTATCCGAAAGAATTTTACCGGCAGGTGGTGAAAGAAACCGGAGATAAATATAAAGTATTGTATTAA
- a CDS encoding dihydroorotate dehydrogenase: MDKLVVNIGKLHLKNPVMTASGTFGYGKEYSDFIDLSRIGGIFVKGTTIRNRQGNDYPRMAETPSGMLNAVGLQNKGVDYFVSNIYPEIKDFDTNVIVNVSGSTIEDYVECTEKLAELDKIPAIELNISCPNVKEGGMAFGVCADSAADVTRAVRKVWDKTLIVKLSPNVTDVTEIARAVEAEGADSVSLINTLLGMAIDINKKRPILSTVTGGLSGPCVKPVALRMVWQTYNAVKIPVIGMGGISCWQDAIEFILAGSSAIQIGTHNFIDPTISVKVVDGIKEYLDKNNISSIRDLVGALEI, from the coding sequence ATGGATAAACTAGTTGTAAACATAGGTAAACTACATTTGAAGAACCCGGTTATGACCGCATCGGGTACTTTTGGCTATGGAAAAGAGTATTCGGACTTCATAGACCTATCGCGAATAGGTGGTATCTTTGTAAAAGGAACTACCATTCGGAATCGCCAGGGAAATGATTACCCCCGCATGGCTGAGACTCCATCGGGTATGTTAAACGCTGTGGGACTGCAAAATAAGGGCGTTGACTATTTCGTTTCGAACATCTATCCTGAGATAAAAGACTTCGATACAAATGTAATAGTCAATGTATCGGGTTCCACTATCGAAGATTATGTAGAATGTACCGAAAAACTAGCCGAGTTGGACAAAATTCCGGCTATTGAACTAAATATTTCCTGCCCGAATGTAAAGGAAGGCGGCATGGCTTTCGGGGTATGTGCCGATTCGGCAGCTGATGTCACAAGGGCTGTCCGTAAAGTATGGGACAAGACACTAATCGTAAAATTATCCCCCAATGTAACTGATGTCACCGAAATAGCCCGTGCCGTGGAGGCCGAAGGAGCAGATTCGGTTTCCCTGATAAATACATTGTTGGGCATGGCTATCGACATAAATAAGAAACGTCCTATATTATCTACCGTAACGGGAGGCCTTTCCGGCCCATGTGTAAAGCCTGTTGCCCTGCGGATGGTATGGCAAACATACAATGCTGTGAAAATACCCGTTATCGGCATGGGTGGGATTTCCTGCTGGCAGGATGCTATCGAATTTATTCTGGCCGGTTCATCGGCAATACAGATTGGTACGCACAATTTTATTGACCCTACAATTTCTGTGAAAGTTGTGGATGGTATAAAAGAATATCTGGATAAAAACAATATCAGTTCAATCCGGGATTTAGTCGGTGCGTTGGAGATATAG
- a CDS encoding iron ABC transporter permease, whose product MSKSLIYSFLFTISIPILFTANLFLGSVSIPAHAIFDILAGNEVEKQAWEYIVLQSRLPQAITALFTGGGIAVSGLLLQTAFRNPLADAGILGISSGANLGVALVILLIGNTIGSVGGFDFSYSMSIVFGAFVGAALILAIIMGFASVIRNNVMLLIIGIMVGYLTSSIISILKFWSTSEDAYSFMIWGMGDFSGVSTEQLPFYCIVVSIGLLLSVLLIKPLNAMLLGERYASNLGVNIKLIRFLLLLCAGLLTAITCAFCGPIAFIGLAVPHIARLLLGTSNHKSLLPFTILIGSVMALICNLISVLPGASGSLPLNAITPIFGAPVIIYVILNQKKIQYFN is encoded by the coding sequence ATGTCTAAAAGCCTCATATATAGCTTTCTGTTTACGATAAGTATCCCCATTTTGTTTACCGCAAACCTATTTCTAGGCTCTGTATCCATTCCGGCCCACGCTATCTTCGATATATTGGCAGGAAATGAAGTTGAGAAGCAGGCTTGGGAATATATCGTGTTACAGTCGCGATTGCCACAGGCCATCACGGCACTATTTACGGGAGGAGGCATAGCTGTATCGGGATTGCTGTTACAGACAGCTTTCCGTAATCCGCTGGCCGATGCCGGGATTCTGGGTATAAGTTCAGGGGCAAACTTGGGTGTGGCACTTGTTATTTTACTGATAGGTAATACAATAGGTTCAGTCGGAGGATTCGATTTTTCTTATTCGATGAGCATCGTATTTGGCGCATTTGTGGGGGCAGCTCTCATTCTTGCCATTATTATGGGCTTTGCATCTGTTATTCGCAACAATGTTATGTTGCTGATAATCGGTATTATGGTCGGCTATCTCACATCTTCCATAATTTCTATCCTCAAATTCTGGAGCACAAGCGAAGATGCTTACTCATTTATGATTTGGGGTATGGGGGATTTTTCGGGTGTATCCACCGAGCAATTACCTTTTTATTGCATAGTGGTGAGTATAGGCTTATTATTGTCAGTTTTATTGATTAAACCATTGAATGCTATGCTTTTGGGAGAAAGGTATGCCTCTAATCTGGGGGTCAATATAAAATTGATTCGTTTCCTTTTATTATTATGCGCAGGTCTTTTGACAGCGATAACCTGTGCTTTTTGCGGGCCTATTGCATTTATCGGTTTGGCAGTTCCTCATATTGCCCGTTTGTTGTTGGGGACATCCAACCATAAATCATTGTTGCCTTTTACCATCCTGATAGGTTCGGTTATGGCACTTATATGTAACCTGATAAGTGTGCTGCCAGGCGCTTCAGGTTCATTGCCACTGAATGCGATAACTCCGATATTTGGTGCGCCGGTTATCATCTATGTAATTCTGAATCAGAAGAAAATCCAATATTTCAATTGA